From the genome of Spinacia oleracea cultivar Varoflay chromosome 2, BTI_SOV_V1, whole genome shotgun sequence, one region includes:
- the LOC110785019 gene encoding non-specific lipid-transfer protein A-like, which yields MANKMTCFLGYIAVLTLLFARSTLCADTAPSCPDVVSYTAPCLPYISHTSASPSDICCTGVQNVANMAMTHDNQVSICSCLKTEMAAFTYDPALVASLPSKCAVNLNFPPISSDTDCSKISFGN from the exons ATGGCAAACAAAATGACTTGTTTTCTTGGTTACATTGCTGTACTGACCTTACTATTTGCAAGATCAACCCTTTGTGCAGATACTGCGCCTTCATGCCCAGATGTGGTATCATATACTGCCCCTTGTTTACCGTACATTTCACACACCTCTGCTTCGCCTTCAGATATCTGTTGCACTGGGGTTCAGAATGTGGCCAACATGGCGATGACCCATGATAACCAGGTCTCCATTTGCAGTTGTTTGAAGACTGAAATGGCTGCCTTTACTTATGATCCTGCTCTTGTTGCTTCTCTGCCTAGCAAATGTGCAGTCAACCTGAACTTCCCTCCTATCAGCTCAGACACTGACTGCTCCAA GATTAGTTTTGGGAACTGA
- the LOC110786226 gene encoding beclin-1-like protein isoform X1, with protein MKEKEQGNDKGGNFEVDPNLPKWVCQNCRHSLSIVGVVDSFGLQGSSLQGAGSVLASSQMDHSFVVLPKQKNQSPGAPPRPRSGCGIHPETSQSGKMMDESFVVLPPAPASVYRSESQTDGGGAHAQSAEGSPSGQLNPGTSGFHSTITVLKRAFEIATAQTQVRLTISTITWIYEVEQPLCLECMRVLSDKLDKEVEDVNRDIKAYEACLQRLEGEARDVLSEADFLKEKLKVEEEERKLEAAIEETEKQCSKVNTELKELEMKSSRFKELEERYWHEFNNFQFQLISHQEERDAILAKIEVSQAHLDLLKRTNVLNDAFPIWHDGEFGTINNFRLGRLPKVPVEWDEINAAWGQACLLLHTMCQYFTPKFHYRIKILPMGSYPRIMDTSNNTYDLFGPVNLFWSTRYDKAMTLFLTCLRDFSEFARMKDLENNIPPDKCFKLPYRIENDKVEAYSITQSFNKPENWTKALKYTLCNLKWALFWFVGNTSFQPLSASSQVDVPAAGTSYVKRSNNPKSDIRNSSGQ; from the exons ATGAAGGAAAAAGAGCAAGGTAATGATAAAGGAGGGAACTTTGAGGTGGACCCCAATCTTCCTAAATGGGTCTGTCAGAATTGCCGTCATTCTCTCTCCATTGTCGGCGTCGTCGATTCCTTCG GGTTACAGGGATCATCACTCCAGGGGGCAGGCAGTGTATTGGCTTCCTCACAAATGGACCATTCATTTGTTGTGTTGCCAAAGCAAAAAAATCAATCACCTGGTGCCCCTCCTCGACCTCGTAGTGGTTGTGGGATCCACCCGGAAACATCTCAGTCTGGGAAGATGATGGATGAATCATTTGTGGTTTTACCTCCAGCTCCCGCCTCTGTTTACCGGAGTGAATCCCAAACAGATGGTGGTGGAGCACATGCACAATCTGCCGAAGGCAGCCCTAGTGGCCAGTTAAACCCTGGCACTTCTGGGTTTCACTCGACTATAACTGTTCTCAAACGTGCTTTTGAAATTGCAACCGCACAGACCCAGGTGCGTTTAACAATTTCCACAATCACTTGGATTTATGAG GTGGAACAACCATTATGCCTTGAGTGCATGAGGGTGTTGTCAGATAAGCTTGATAAGGAGGTTGAAGATGTCAACCGAGATATAAAAGCTTATGAAGCTTGTCTTCAGCGTTTGGAAGGTGAAGCTCGTGATGTCCTTAGTGAGGCTGACTTCCTTAAAGAAAAATTAAAG gttgaagaagaagaaaggaagCTTGAAGCTGCGATTGAAGAAACAGAGAAGCAGTGCTCGAAAGTAAACACTGAACTGAAAGAATTGGAGATGAAGTCTAGCCGTTTTAAAGAGTTGGAGGAGAG GTACTGGCATGAGTTCAATAATTTCCAGTTTCAACTAATATCACATCAG GAAGAAAGGGATGCTATATTGGCAAAGATTGAAGTTTCACAGGCACATCTGGATCTGTTGAAGCGGACCAATGTCTTAAATGATGCTTTTCCTATCTGGCATGATGGAGAATTTGGGACAATCAATAATTTCCGACTTGGACGACTCCCTAAAGTTCCG GTTGAATGGGATGAGATAAATGCTGCTTGGGGCCAAGCTTGCCTTCTCCTCCACACAATGTGTCAATATTTCACTCCAAAATTTCA CTACAGAATAAAAATTCTTCCCATGGGAAGTTATCCTCGGATTATGgacacaagcaacaacacttaTGACCT GTTTGGGCCGGTGAACTTGTTCTGGAGCACACGTTATGACAAAGCAATGACACTGTTCTTAACATGCTTAAGGGACTTTTCAGAATTTGCCCGGATGAAGGATCTGGAGAATAACATACCTCCTGATAAGTGTTTCAAGCTGCCATATAG AATTGAGAATGACAAAGTGGAAGCCTACTCCATCACACAAAGCTTTAACAAGCCAGAGAACTGGACAAAAGCTCTCAAGTACACTCTTTGCAACTTGAAATGGGCACTCTTCTGGTTTGTTGGTAACACAAGCTTTCAGCCTCTCTCCGCTTCCTCTCAAGTTGATGTTCCAGCCGCAGGCACTTCATATGTAAAGCGCAGTAACAACCCCAAGTCTGATATTCGAAATTCATCTGGCCAATGA
- the LOC110786226 gene encoding beclin-1-like protein isoform X2 yields MKEKEQGNDKGGNFEVDPNLPKWVCQNCRHSLSIVGVVDSFGLQGSSLQGAGSVLASSQMDHSFVVLPKQKNQSPGAPPRPRSGCGIHPETSQSGKMMDESFVVLPPAPASVYRSESQTDGGGAHAQSAEGSPSGQLNPGTSGFHSTITVLKRAFEIATAQTQVEQPLCLECMRVLSDKLDKEVEDVNRDIKAYEACLQRLEGEARDVLSEADFLKEKLKVEEEERKLEAAIEETEKQCSKVNTELKELEMKSSRFKELEERYWHEFNNFQFQLISHQEERDAILAKIEVSQAHLDLLKRTNVLNDAFPIWHDGEFGTINNFRLGRLPKVPVEWDEINAAWGQACLLLHTMCQYFTPKFHYRIKILPMGSYPRIMDTSNNTYDLFGPVNLFWSTRYDKAMTLFLTCLRDFSEFARMKDLENNIPPDKCFKLPYRIENDKVEAYSITQSFNKPENWTKALKYTLCNLKWALFWFVGNTSFQPLSASSQVDVPAAGTSYVKRSNNPKSDIRNSSGQ; encoded by the exons ATGAAGGAAAAAGAGCAAGGTAATGATAAAGGAGGGAACTTTGAGGTGGACCCCAATCTTCCTAAATGGGTCTGTCAGAATTGCCGTCATTCTCTCTCCATTGTCGGCGTCGTCGATTCCTTCG GGTTACAGGGATCATCACTCCAGGGGGCAGGCAGTGTATTGGCTTCCTCACAAATGGACCATTCATTTGTTGTGTTGCCAAAGCAAAAAAATCAATCACCTGGTGCCCCTCCTCGACCTCGTAGTGGTTGTGGGATCCACCCGGAAACATCTCAGTCTGGGAAGATGATGGATGAATCATTTGTGGTTTTACCTCCAGCTCCCGCCTCTGTTTACCGGAGTGAATCCCAAACAGATGGTGGTGGAGCACATGCACAATCTGCCGAAGGCAGCCCTAGTGGCCAGTTAAACCCTGGCACTTCTGGGTTTCACTCGACTATAACTGTTCTCAAACGTGCTTTTGAAATTGCAACCGCACAGACCCAG GTGGAACAACCATTATGCCTTGAGTGCATGAGGGTGTTGTCAGATAAGCTTGATAAGGAGGTTGAAGATGTCAACCGAGATATAAAAGCTTATGAAGCTTGTCTTCAGCGTTTGGAAGGTGAAGCTCGTGATGTCCTTAGTGAGGCTGACTTCCTTAAAGAAAAATTAAAG gttgaagaagaagaaaggaagCTTGAAGCTGCGATTGAAGAAACAGAGAAGCAGTGCTCGAAAGTAAACACTGAACTGAAAGAATTGGAGATGAAGTCTAGCCGTTTTAAAGAGTTGGAGGAGAG GTACTGGCATGAGTTCAATAATTTCCAGTTTCAACTAATATCACATCAG GAAGAAAGGGATGCTATATTGGCAAAGATTGAAGTTTCACAGGCACATCTGGATCTGTTGAAGCGGACCAATGTCTTAAATGATGCTTTTCCTATCTGGCATGATGGAGAATTTGGGACAATCAATAATTTCCGACTTGGACGACTCCCTAAAGTTCCG GTTGAATGGGATGAGATAAATGCTGCTTGGGGCCAAGCTTGCCTTCTCCTCCACACAATGTGTCAATATTTCACTCCAAAATTTCA CTACAGAATAAAAATTCTTCCCATGGGAAGTTATCCTCGGATTATGgacacaagcaacaacacttaTGACCT GTTTGGGCCGGTGAACTTGTTCTGGAGCACACGTTATGACAAAGCAATGACACTGTTCTTAACATGCTTAAGGGACTTTTCAGAATTTGCCCGGATGAAGGATCTGGAGAATAACATACCTCCTGATAAGTGTTTCAAGCTGCCATATAG AATTGAGAATGACAAAGTGGAAGCCTACTCCATCACACAAAGCTTTAACAAGCCAGAGAACTGGACAAAAGCTCTCAAGTACACTCTTTGCAACTTGAAATGGGCACTCTTCTGGTTTGTTGGTAACACAAGCTTTCAGCCTCTCTCCGCTTCCTCTCAAGTTGATGTTCCAGCCGCAGGCACTTCATATGTAAAGCGCAGTAACAACCCCAAGTCTGATATTCGAAATTCATCTGGCCAATGA